One window of the Triticum dicoccoides isolate Atlit2015 ecotype Zavitan chromosome 3B, WEW_v2.0, whole genome shotgun sequence genome contains the following:
- the LOC119277518 gene encoding ankyrin repeat-containing protein NPR4 codes for MLPEIREEGGGAGTSATKAMSVSLSGKRGRYVRQVTGRHNDTDLHVAARAGDAAALRRALDEAAVVVAVGEGGEQLEAVRRAMAAEANEAGETPLLAAAERGHLEVVVELLRHLDAQGVAAKNRSGYDALHVAAREGHHAVLQEMLRHDRMFAKTFGPANTTPLISAATRGHAEVVKLLLEQDDFGLGEMAKDNGKNALHFAARQGHMEIVKALLEKDPQLARRNDKKGQTALHMAVKGTNCDVLRALVDADPAIVMLPDKNGNTALHVATRKKRAEIVIVLLRLPDTHVNALNRDHKTAFDIAEGLPHCEESSEIKDILSQHGALRSRELNQPRDELRKTVTEIKKDVHTQLEQTRKTNKNVHGIAKELRKLHREGINNATNSVTVVAVLFATVAFAAIFTVPGGNENNGVAIVVQTASFRIFFIFNAIALFTSLAVVVVQITVVRGETKSERKVVEVINKLMWLASVCTTISFIASCYIVLGRHFQWAAILVSLIGGVTMTGVLGTMTYFVVKSKRMRKIRKKEKMSRRSGSSSWVDNTEISETELNQVYAL; via the exons ATGTTGCCCGAGATCCGCGAAG agggcggcggcgcgggcacgaGCGCGACCAAGGCGATGTCGGTGTCGCTGAGCGGGAAGCGGGGCCGGTACGTGCGGCAGGTGACGGGCCGCCACAACGACACCGACCTGCACGTGGCGGCGCGGGCCGGGGACGCCGCGGCGCTGCGCCGCGCGCTGGACGAGGCGGCGGTGGTCGTGGCGGTTGGGGAGGGAGGGGAGCAGCTGGAGGCGGTGCGCCGCGCCATGGCCGCGGAGGCCAACGAGGCCGGGGAGACGCCGCTCCTGGCCGCCGCGGAGAGGGGGCACCTGGAGGTGGTGGTCGAGCTGCTCCGGCACCTCGACGCCCAGGGCGTCGCCGCGAAGAACAGGTCGGGGTACGACGCGCTGCACGTCGCGGCCAGAGAAGGGCATCATG CTGTTCTGCAGGAAATGTTACGTCACGATAGGATGTTTGCCAAAACATTTGGCCCTGCAAATACTACCCCGCTTATATCAGCAGCTACAAGGGGACATGCTGAAGTTGTCAAATTGTTACTTGAACAAGATGATTTTGGATTGGGAGAAATGGCCAAAGATAATGGCAAAAATGCTTTACATTTTGCTGCTCGACAGGGACATATGGAAATTGTTAAAGCATTACTTGAGAAAGATCCACAGCTAGCAAGACGAAATGACAAGAAAGGTCAAACGGCACTGCATATGGCTGTGAAAGGAACTAACTGTGATGTTCTTAGAGCACTTGTCGATGCTGATCCAGCAATTGTAATGCTGCCAGACAAAAATGGAAACACTGCCCTGCATGTAGCAACAAGGAAAAAGCGGGCAGAG ATAGTTATTGTTCTTTTGCGGCTACCAGATACCCATGTCAATGCACTGAACAGAGATCACAAGACTGCTTTTGATATAGCTGAAGGGTTGCCACATTGTGAGGAGTCGTCTGAAATTAAGGATATTTTATCTCAACATGGCGCTCTCAGATCTAGAGAGCTAAATCAGCCTCGGGATGAGCTCCGGAAGACAGTGACAGAGATCAAGAAAGATGTCCACACACAGCTCGAACAGACAAGAAAAACTAACAAAAATGTGCATGGCATTGCTAAGGAACTCAGAAAGTTGCACAGAGAAGGCATCAATAATGCAACGAACTCTGTAACTGTTGTTGCTGTGCTTTTTGCTACTGTTGCTTTCGCAGCTATATTCACTGTACCTGGTGGAAATGAAAACAATGGAGTTGCGATTGTTGTCCAGACTGCTTCCTTTAGGATATTCTTCATCTTTAATGCCATAGCTCTGTTCACATCATTGGCGGTGGTCGTGGTTCAAATAACAGTTGTCAGGGGAGAAACCAAGTCTGAGCGAAAGGTTGTTGAGGTGATCAACAAGCTTATGTGGCTGGCATCAGTTTGCACAACCATTTCTTTCATTGCCTCATGCTATATTGTGCTAGGCCGCCATTTCCAATGGGCAGCAATACTGGTTAGTTTGATAGGTGGTGTTACAATGACTGGTGTTCTTGGAACAATGACGTACTTTGTGGTGAAATCAAAGCGCATGAGGAAGATTAGAAAAAAAGAGAAGATGTCAAGAAGAAGCGGCTCAAGCTCCTGGGTTGATAATACGGAAATCTCAGAGACTGAGCTTAATCAAGTGTATGCCTTGTAA